The following coding sequences lie in one Glycine max cultivar Williams 82 chromosome 19, Glycine_max_v4.0, whole genome shotgun sequence genomic window:
- the LOC121174105 gene encoding uncharacterized protein → MLESFQQQDQMSVLELYIEKDVAGGSIFNSANSLTSCGNNLSNNETQLPRNVSNLHGDEDDDDDDYLVSNSYVEESLDEDDSIDGISDTDDEVIDMIQPVRIIHPAEGVQGIQNPFWNDVLHYNNINWSHPDEEDICGLEMPSSFNVGLELYVGMDFDSKDAVKNAVKQYLMKVHQSFKVVESKWNKYVVCCLNKNVNCPCPFYMRAILSKKIDSWKVTQWGGPHTCLNMTMTEDHEKLDSYLIATCVVGMYFMFILCYCLVLIVI, encoded by the exons atgctcgaaagttttcaacaacaagatcaaatgtcagttctggaattgtacatagaaaaggatgtggctggtggttcTATATTTAATTCTGCAAATTctcttacatcatgtggaaataatttatctaataatgagACACAACTGCCAAGAAATGTGAGCAATTTACatggtgatgaagatgatgatgatgatgattatcttgtgtctaactcatacgtagAAGAAtctttagacgaagatgatagtattgacggtatatctgatacagacgatgaagttatcgacatgattcaaccagtaagaattattcacccagcagaag gtgtacaaggaattcaaaatccattttggaatgatgttttgcattataataatatcaactggagtcatcctgatgaggaggacatttgtggtttggagaTGCCATCCAGTTTTAATGTTGGCCTAGagttatatgttggcatggattttgatagtaaagatgcggtcaagaatgcagtcaaacaatatcttatgaaggtgcatcaaagtttcaaagtggTTGAAAGCAAATGGAACAAGTATGTCGTTTGTTgcttaaataaaaatgtaaattgtccttgccctttctatatgagggcaattttatctaaaaaaattgattcatggaaagtcactcaatggggtggaccacacacatgtctcaaTATGACCATGACCGAAGATCACGAGAAGCTTGATTCATatttaattgccacttgtgtagtaggtatgtattttatgttcatattatgttattgtttagtattaattgtcatttaa